The Alphaproteobacteria bacterium genome has a segment encoding these proteins:
- a CDS encoding transposase yields the protein MNKSRRTFTAEFKQDAVEYYYSSGKSIKDAADDLKVSQSSLNNWVQNAKKNGGIVEHRGS from the coding sequence ATGAATAAATCAAGAAGAACATTTACAGCTGAGTTTAAACAAGATGCTGTAGAGTATTACTATTCATCTGGTAAATCAATCAAAGATGCTGCAGATGATTTAAAAGTAAGTCAGTCTTCATTAAACAACTGGGTTCAAAATGCAAAAAAGAATGGAGGCATTGTTGAGCACCGTGGTTCT